The Maribacter aquivivus DNA window TTTTTTTAGGTAAAGAAGCGTCTGTAACAGATAACAAACCACAACGTTGGAAAAACATGGCTAAGATTGCGCTTGGGCAATCTAAAATGGTGGTACGTCCAATTGCAGGAGCACTACATATTATTGTTTATGTTGGTTTTGTTATTATAAACATTGAAGTTCTAGAAATTATTTTAGATGGTATTTTTGGTACACATAGAATGTTTGCGGTATTAGGACCTGTATATGATTTCTTAATCGGTTCATTTGAAGTTTTAGCCTTATTGGTTATAATAGCTGTTGTTGTTTTTTGGATTAGAAGGAATGTTATAAAACTGAAACGATTCTTTAAGCCAGAAATGGAAGGATGGCCTAAACAAGATGGAAACCTTATTCTATATATCGAACTCATATTAATGGCGTTGTTTTTGACTATGAACGCTGCAGATTACCAACTACAACAAATGGGTGCAGAACATTATGCTGCTGCAGGATCTTTTCCTATTAGTAGTTTTATAGCTCCTATGTTTGAAGGCATGTCTATTTCTACGTTGGTATTAATAGAACGTACTGCTTGGTGGGTGCATATTGCAGGAATTTTATTTTTCCTAAACTACTTATATTACTCAAAGCATCTTCATATTCTTTTGGCTTTCCCTAATACTTATTACGGTAAGTTGACACCAAAAGGACAGTTTAGAAACTTACAGTCTGTTACAGATGAAGTTCGTATGATGATGGATCCAGATGCTGATCCGTATGCAGAACCTGCAGAAGATGCAGCTGTTCCAGATAAGTTTGGGGCTTCTGACGTGCAAGATTTAAGTTGGGTACAATTATTAAATGCATATACCTGTACAGAATGTGGTCGTTGTACTAGTGAATGTCCTGCAAACCAGACTGGAAAAAAATTATCTCCTCGTAAGATTATGATGGATACCCGTGATCGTTTAGAAGAAGTGGGTAAGAATATAGACGCGAATAATGGTGAATTTAAAGACGATGGTAAGCAGTTACTGAACGATTTTATTACTCCCGAAGAATTATGGGCGTGTACATCATGTAATGCATGTGTTGAGGCTTGTCCAATAAGTATTGATCCTCTTTCTATTATTATGGATATGAGACAGTATTTGGTTATGGAACAATCTGCAGCTCCTACAGATTTGAATAACATGATGGGTAATATAGAGAATAATGGAGCACCTTGGCCATTTAACCAAATGGACCGTTTAAATTGGAGTAAAGAATCTTAAAGATAGATATGGCAAGTGAATTAAAAGTGCCTACAATGGCAGAATTTTTTGCGTCGGGAACCGTACCTGAAGTTTTGTTTTGGGTAGGTTGTGCTGGTAGTTTTGATGATAGAGCAAAGAAAATAACGAAGGCTTTCGTAAAGATTTTGAATAAGGCTAACGTGTCTTTTGCGGTACTTGGTACAGAAGAAAGTTGTACGGGTGACCCTGCAAAACGTGCTGGTAATGAGTTTTTGTTTCAGATGCAAGCAGTAACTAATATTGAGGTGCTGAATGCTTATGAAATAAAAAAAATAGTAACAGCATGCCCGCATTGTTTTAATACTATTAAAAATGAATACCCAGGTTTAGGGGGTAACTATGAAGTTGTTCATCATACACAGTTTCTAAAAGATTTATTGACTGAAGGTAGAATTTCTATGGAAGGCGGTAACTTTAAGGGAAAACGCATTACATTTCACGATCCTTGCTATTTAGGTAGAGCAAACGGAGTATACGAGGCACCAAGAGATTTAATTAGAAAACTAGATGCTGAGCTTATTGAAATGAAAAGCTGCAAACAAAGAGGTCTTTGTTGTGGTGCAGGTGGCGCACAAATGTTCAAAGAGCCTGAAAAGGGTGATAAGGATGTAAATATTGAGCGTACAGAGCAAGCATTAGAAACAAAACCTGAAATTATTGCGGCAGGTTGTCCTTTCTGTAATACGATGATGACAGATGGTGTTAAGAATAAAGAAAGAGAAGGTGATGTTCAGGTAATGGATATTGCTGAAATGATTGCAACGGCCGAAGACTTATAATAGTTAAAAAAATAAAATTTGCTAGTAGAATTTAAAACATTACCAGAAACTGCAAGAGTTTGGATATATCAATGCAATCGTTCATTTTCTGAAAAGGAAATAACGGAAATTGGTTCAGACTTAGATACTTTTTTAACTTCATGGACCGCTCACGGTAATGACCTAAATGCAGGTTACGAAATAAAGTATAAACGATTTATAGTGATAGCTCTTGATCAAAGGACCCAAGGGGCTACTGGTTGCTCTATAGATGCTTCTGTACATTTTATACAGGCTTTAGAAAAGAAGTATAATGTTCTTCTATTAGATAAAATGAACGTTTCATACAAACAAGGTGAGTTTGTAGCTTATAAAAGTCTAATTGACTTTAAGGCTATGGCGAAACAAAAGGCTATTTCTAAAAATACGATTGTATTCAACAATCTGGTTACCAACAAAGGAGAGTATCTTGAGCATTGGGAAGTACCTGCTTCTGAGAGTTGGCATGCTCGTTTCCTTTAACATATTTTCTTCTTAAGTATCAGATTTTATTGGGTTTTATCGATGAAATGCAATAATTTCAATCCATAATAGTTATCTCAGTACATATATTTTTATGCGCTATATTTTTATTCTTATTTGTGGATTGTTTTGCTGTTCAAGTTTACCGGCTCAAAACCCCTTAGTAACCAAAGACAGTACTGCTCAACAGCGTTGGGTAGATGCGCAGTATGCTCAAATGAGCTTAGATCAAAAACTTGGTCAGCTGTTTATGGTAAGTGTTGCTTCTAATCAAAGTAAGCAAGCTACAAATCTAATTAAGGATTTAATACTTAAAGAGCACCTGGGTGGTGTTATCTTTTCTAAAGGCGGACCTGTTCGACAAGCGAAACTTACAAATGATTATCAAGCTGCTTCAAAAATTCCATTACTTATTGGAATGGATGCTGAGTGGGGACTTTCTATGAGATTAGATTCTACCTATGCATTCCCTTGGAATATGACTTTGGGTGCTATTCAAGATAATTCAATTGTAGAAAAAGTTGGATATCAAATAGGTAAGCATTCAAAACGTTTAGGGGTACAAATAAATTTTGCTCCAGATTTAGATATTAATACAAATCCGAAAAACCCCATTATTGGAAATCGTTCTTTTGGCGAAAATAGAGATAATGTTGTTGACAAAGGAACAGCTTTCGCCAGAGGAATGGAAAGTGCTGGGGTTTTGGCAAATGGGAAGCATTTTCCTGGTCATGGTGATACGGAAGTAGATTCTCATCACAATTTGCCGGTAATTCCGTTCTCAAGAAAAAGATTGGATAGCTTAGAATTGTATCCATTCAAGAAATTAATCAGTTCAGGTTTAAGTAGTATAATGGTAGCTCACCTAGAGGTGCCAGCACTGGAAATGAAAAAAGGGATGCCTTCTTCTTTATCGGAACAAATCATATCCGGAATTTTAAAAGAAGAGCTAGGTTACGAGGGATTAATCTTTACCGATGCCCTAAATATGAAAGGAGTTTCTACTAAAGGTAAAGATGGTAGCGTAGAATTGGATGCTTTTATGGCAGGTAATGATATGTTGTTAATGCCAGAAAATATTGTAAGTGGAAAAGAAAAATTAACAAAAGCATACGAAAAGGGTAAGTTGTCTGAAGAGCGTTTGGCTTATTCTGTCAAAAAAATTTTACAGGCAAAATATAAGGCTGGTTTAAATAGGTATAAGCCCGTACAAATAGACAACTTATATGAAGATTTAAATAGTCTAGAAGATGATATTATTTATGAGCAAGCTATAGAGAATGCGATAACTGTAGTAAAGAATAAATTAGATTTGCTTGCGGTAAAGAATCTTGATAATAAGAAGATTGCTTACGTGAAAATGGGCGACTCAGATAACGAGGCTTTCTTAAAAGGGTTAAAGAATTATGCCGATGTTACGGTGGTTGAAGCGAATGATATAAATACTTTGAAAGCTAAACTTAAAGATTTCAATTTAATTATTGTTGGCCACCATAAGAGTAACGAAAGTCCGTGGAAATCATATAAATTTTCAACTAAAGAACTGAATTGGTTACAAGAAATTGGTAGCGAACGAACTTCAAATCTAATTCTTTGTGTTTTTGCTAAGCCATATGCGTTATCAGATATCAAATCATATGATACAATTGATGCTGTAGTTATGTCTTATCAGAATAGTGATATTGCTCAAGAGAAGACAGCTGAAATATTATTTGGAGCTGTTGGGGCAACAGGTAAATTACCTGTAACGGCCCACAAAGAGTTTCCTGTTCATACGGGCGTACTAATTAAACCACTAAGCAGACTAGGTTATAGTATACCAGAACGTGTTGGTATGAGTTCTAAGGGGCTAAGAGAGATAGATGAGTTAATGAGTCATGGGTTAGATAGTTTAATGTTTCCTGGAGCTCAAGTTTTAGTCGCTAGAAAGGGAAAAGTGATCTATCAGAAAAGTTTTGGGAAACCAACATATGACAGTAAAGAGAGAATAACCAATGATTATATATATGATTTGGCTTCTTTGACAAAAATATTAGCCACATTACCAATGGTAATGAAAATGGAAGAAGAGGGTAGAATAGGTTTGAACAATACTTTTGAAGAATTAGTTCCGAATTACTCTAACACCGAAATTAAAAATGTAACTGTTTTAAAAGCACTTTCTCATTATGGTCGTTTGCCAGCGTGGATTCCTTTTTACATCAATACATTAGATGAAAACAAAAAGCCTTCAGGTGAATTTTATAGAAACTCGCCATTACCCGGTTTTTCAACCAAAGTATATGATAATCTGTATTTAGCAGATGCTTACAAAGATTCAATTTATAATAGAATTGGAAGACAAGATTTAAAGTCTAATAGATATCGTTACAGCGACGTTCCGTATTATGTAATGAAAAAGGTTGTTGAAGAAAGTTACGGTCAAAGGCTAGACGGATTAACAAATAAATTTCTTTATAATAGAATTGGTGCAAACCATACATCATATAATCCTTTAGAGAAATTTGATAAGAATATGATTGTACCTTCTGAAGAGGATAATTATTATAGATATGGTACCGTACAAGGTTACGTTCATGATATGGGTGCTGCAATGCAAGCAGGCGTAGGTGGTCATGCCGGACTCTTTAGTAACTCTAATGACATTGCCAAGATCATGCAAATGTACCTTCAAGACGGGTATTATGGAGGTACTAAATTCTTTGATTCTAGAACGGTTAAAAAATTCAATACCTGTTATTTTTGTGATAACAACGTGCGTAGGGGAGTTGGTTTTGATAAACCACAGCTACAGCACAGTGGTCCAACTTGTGGATGTGTTTCAAGAAAAAGTTTTGGGCACAGTGGTTTTACAGGAACCTATACTTGGGCAGATCCAGAAGAAGAAATTGTCTACGTATTTTTATCTAACAGAACATATCCATCTGCATCTAACACACTTTTAGTTAAATCTGGGTTAAGAACTAGAATTCAACAGGTTATTTACGATTCAATTCTGAATTAAAAAAGGTAGTTTTGTTGTAATGAAAATAGCAATAGTATGTTACCCTACCTTTGGAGGTAGTGGTGTTGTCGCAACAGAATTAGGAATTGCATTGGCTAACAGAGGTCATGAAATTCATTTTATTACCTACAAGCAACCTGTTCGTTTAGAGTTGTTGAGTAATAAAATATTCTTTCATGAAGTTCATGTGCCAGAATATCCTTTGTTTCATTATCAGCCTTATGAACTTGCATTATCTAGCAAGTTAGTTGATACCATTAAACTTCATAAAATAGATTTGCTTCATGTGCATTATGCTATACCTCATGCGTATGCAGGTTACATGGCTAAGAAAATGCTTGAAGAAGAAGGTATTTATGTACCTATGATCACAACGTTACACGGTACTGATATTACTTTAGTTGGTAAACACCCTTTTTATAAGCCAGCAGTTACTTTTAGTATCAATCAATCTGATGTAGTTACTTCTGTTTCTGAAAGTTTAAAACAAGGTACTTTAGATACTTTTGATATTAAAGGCAATATAGAAGTTATCCCTAACTTTATCGATGCAAAAAAATATAGTACATCTTTTACCGATTGCCAAAGGTCTAACATGGCAACAGAAGGCGAACGAATAGTTACACACATAAGTAATTTTAGAAAAGTAAAACGTATACCTGATGTCGTAAAAATATTCAGTAAAATTCAATTGCAGATTCCTTCTAAATTAATTATGGTCGGTGAAGGACCTGAGAAAGAAGGAGCAGAACGTTTGTGCGAAGAATTAGGTATAGCAGATAAGGTTATATTTTTAGGTAATAGTAATGAGATCGATAAGATTTTATGTTTTTCAGATTTATTCTTACTACCGTCAGAGACAGAAAGCTTTGGACTAGCAGCTCTTGAGGCTATGATAAATAAGGTTCCTGTTATTTCTAGTAATGCAGGTGGTATACCAGAAGTGAATACAGAAGGCGTTAGCGGATTTTTAAGTGATGTAGGTGATATTAACGATATGGCCGCAAAAGCAATTACCATTTTAAAGAGTGATAGCGTATTAGAAAGGTTTAAACTTAATGCTTTAAAAGAAGCACAGCGTTTTGATATTCAAAAAGTGGTTCCGCTTTATGAAGAGGTATATGAAAGGGCTTATAAAGGAAGATTCAAAAATGTTTAAATATTTTACTTGTTTTTTTCTAATAGCTCTAGTTCAACTGAATTCTTGTAAGAATACTGTTAAAAGTAGCTTGCAAGAATCTAATAAGTCAGGTATGGAACTTATCTTAAATGAAAATTATAGCGGATTTGAAGAAGAAGAGTATCTTTTAATAAAAAATCAAAAAGAATTAAATGCTTTTTACGGTAAAATAAACCGAACAAGAAAACCAGGATTGACTCCGCCTTCAATAGATTTTAATACCGAAATGATTCTTATTTGGTGTGGCGACAGTACAGCCTCTAATTATGCTAATTTACAGTTGAACGAGAAAGGTGATTACTTGGTAGTGCATAAGTTGAAAGCTACAGCATCAAAAGAAGAAAATACTTTTATTGTAAGTCCTTTCAGTATGTATAAGTTGCCTTTAAGTGCAAAAAAGCTAAAAATTCAAAAGTAATTAGTCGATAATTATTCTACATTCAACTATCAAACGTTTTTTATTGCGGTATAAAGTAATTATTTGCTAAGCAGTTTACCTACAACTAATTTTACACTTTAACCCCAAATTTATAATTATGAAAACTACTACTATTTTTAGTTTTTTATTACTTCTTATGGTGTCATCTGTAACTTTTGCCCAAGATGAACTTCAAATAACGGCAAAAGATAGTATTGTCCAAAGCTCTTGGATTTTCGGTGTTGGTTTAAATGCTGTTGATGATTCAGGTAACGTATTTGATGGTATATTTAATGTTGGTGAAGAATGGAATATTGTTCCTTTTCCTTCCCGTCTAAGTATTGGCAGGTATTTTAAAAGTGGATTGGGTCTAGAAGCAATAGGAACCTACAATCAGTACAAGGAAGGTAATATCATTGATGGAGAAATTAACTTAGAAGACATCAGTTATTTTGGTGTTGACGGTAGAGTAACTTATGATATTAATAAGATTATCGGTGAAACTGGTTGGTTTGATCCTTATGTTGGTGTTGGAGCTGGTTATACAGATGCAAATAATAAAGGAAGAGGTACTTATAATGCTGTTGTAGGTTTTAGGACATGGTTCTCCGATAGATGGGGATTAGATTTTAATTCTACTGGTAAGTGGGCTATGAGCCAAAGTGAAGGCGCTACTAATCATATACAGCATGCAGCGGGAGTTGTTTATCAATTCGGTATTGAAAAAGGTCTTTCGCAACGGGGTGAAGAGAAGTTAGAATTGTTAGCTGCAATTGAAAAAGAAAAGCAACGTCAAACAGATTCTATTAATGAGGTAAATCGTTTAAAAGACGAAGCTTTATTGGCGGAAAGACTAAAGAAACAACAAGAGGCAGATGCACTGGCTGCTGCTGAGAAAGCTAAAGTAGATGCAATAAATAAGCGTAAGACAGAAATTAAGTCTAGAATTGAGAATTTAGGAAATGTATATTTTGGATTAAATTCTTCGGTTGTTAATTATTCATCTAAAAAAGTGTTAGACTCTTTAGTACAGGTTTTAGAAGAAATACCAACTTTGACTTTGAAGATAACCTCTCACACAGATTCGCGTGGCACATCTAAATATAATGATTGGTTATCGCAGCGTAGGGTTGATAAAACTAAGGATTACTTATTGTCTAAAGGCGTACCTGCCGAAAAGTTAACAACAGAAGCTTATGGTGAAACCATGTTATTAAATGAATGTGATGATAATACTTATTGTCCAGAAGATAAACATGCAGTAAACAGACGTTCTGAATTTGTTATAATAGAATTCTAATAAAGAATTTAGTTTATGTAAAGCCCCTTTGGTAAATACTAAAGGGGCTTTTTTATTATCAACTGAAAAATTTAATGCAATACTTTAAGATGCGTTAACCTACAGAAAATGTAAAGACCTCAGAGGTAGATTTATTACTGATACTATCTTTGGTTATAATTTTCCAATAATAGGTTTTTCCAGCCTCAACAGGTATATCATTAAATCTAGTATCTGTTACATCTGTTCCATAAAGCTGAGGATCTTTTGCTTCACCAAAAAATAAATCATAAGAAACGATGTCGTTATCAGGATCTTCAGATTTCCAAATTAAATTAACCGTTGTACTGGTTTGCGATATTGAAGCTCCTGAAACAGGTGAAATAGCTATAGCAGGGTAGGGTATTGTAGATTCTAAACTTGGTCCTTCATTATAGAAACTCCATATTTCACTACTACTGTTAATTTTTCCAGTTACATACCATGAATAGGCTACACCTCGATCAAGAATAATGGCAACTTCTGTGTCATTACTTTCTATCAATTCAGTCTGTGAACTTACCAGATTCGTTAAATGTACTATATATGGACTATTATCATTTGCATCTGACCATTCGAAAACAAGCTCGCTTTGCGTATCTGAAACGATGATACCTTCAGTACATTCAGAATCATCTTCAGGGAAGATTAGCGTAATATTTATTTGATCTTTGGAGTATTCCAAAACATCTGAATCTACACCGCATGATTGTATTGATAACAATAGAAATACTAAAAACCCGCTTTTTTTCACTGTTTTAATAGTTTGAAGGATTTATTGAAGTTGTCATTCTTCAATCTTAAAAAATAAATACCAGATCTTAGTGAGCTAGTATTGATTTCATTGATTGCTTGTTCAACTTTATAGTTGTTAGAATGTACTAAAACTCCTGCTTCTGTAAAAATAGCTATTTCATTCTTATCTATTGTAAGAGTTTTTAAATCAATTGATACACTATTACCTACCGGATCGGGATAAATTATAGGAGTCGTTCCTAAATATATGGTTTCTCTATATTTACCTTGATATAATTGATTTGTATAAATACTTATCGCATTAATTTCATCTAACAACGGAATGCTGATTTGTTCTTTTCTAGTTTGAAAACTTTTGCCATTTACTTGCACGGTATATTCATCGGCGCCACTCATTTTTAAGTTTGCATAATTCGTAAAAGCAACGAAGTCTAATAGCACACTTAAAGGTAAAGACTCTGTAATAATAATTTTAGAACAATTTTGATAATTTATAGAGGTGTTAGAAGAGATACATAAATTATATTCCCCTTTGTTTAAGTCGGCAATAGTTAGCGTTTCGGTGAAGACAATAGTTCTGTTTTCATCCTCACCAGTAATATTAGCATTAAATTCTTCACCGTTTAAAGATTCAATGAATATTAATCTGTTATCAGAACTAATACAAGAAGAACCAGCGATATAAGCTCCAGACTAAGAAATATCTAAGATTGTACTTTGCTCTTGTGTAGTAACATTTTCTTTGTTCGGAAATACTTTTATTGATCCTGGCTGTTCTACTACGAACATACGGTTAGTATCGTCTATACTACCTTGAATTTCGGTAGGAAAATTAAATGAGAGGTTCGGGAAAGACTCCACGTAAGATATTTGTAAAAATAGAGGGCTGGTTAAATAAGAAAAAAATGAAAATACCTAATAAACTAATTTAGGTTTGGTGCACATTTAAAATTGACGTGTTTTAAAATTACGCGTCAAAGGTAGAAAATAAGAAATGAGAAATTTGTTCGATTAATTCTTATATTGAATATTAACGATATATAAATTTTAACGAAATAATAACCATTATAAATATAGGTTTTTATAGATTTTCTCTGCTAATATTTCACTGCTCCAAATGATTCTTCCGCAATGTTCTAAATGCCAAAGAGCTCGGTCTTCAATTAAATTTCCAGCGAGCATAGGACCTGCAACATAAAAATCTTTTGAAGCCTGAAGGTTACTGTCTACTTTAATTCCAATTTTAGAATTATTTACGGAAGCAAGATTCTTATTGAATATATTTTTGAATAATTCAGGTATGTATTCGCTTTCCAAATTAATGCTGCCTAGGCAATTAATAACAATATGAAAATCGTTTATTTTTTTTAATACATTATTTTCTGGAGATGAATAATTTAACTGGAAGGCATTATTTAGAAGCTCTAAATTTTGAAACCTACCTTTTATTTGAAAGAATTTTTTCTCATCAACCAACTGATCTATAACAGATAAGTAATGAATGCCAGCGCATCTTTGTCTTCTGCCAATTTGATTTCCATGATTGCATGCGAATTTAATTAATTCTTGTTGATTTAATCTTGGTAATAGACTTCCGAAACCATTAGATATGATACCTACTGTTGAGGCAGCGCCTAAATTTAAGCTTTCGGCAAGATCTAAATCTTTATTTACCGCTAAGGCAATTTGATCTGCAGTAATATCCTTAGAATTCTTTAGTAGATTTAAATTTACCGTATTAAAGGTTTTTAGTTTATCATGGTTTACCGTGCCATCGGGCATTGTGCCATGTGTGGATAGACAGGTAAAAGTATTCTGTCCTTTTTTAAACTGTTGTTGGTCAAAAATTCTATAAATAGCCTCGAGCCCACTCGCATTAGCTCCTAAAACTAATATATTAGTTTTAAGTTCATTTTTATTTCTATTATGGAGAACGTTTACAGCCTCTTTTATGTTAGAGTCTATTGTTGGAAGATATAAATTATCGATGTATTCTAATGTAGATACAGTTTTATCTTCTTGATTAAATAGTTTTTTATTTGGCAAAGATCCTGCCGACAAAACAATTTTAGTGCAATTTAGAGACGAATTATCGCTGAAATTTATAATGAAACCATCTTCTAATTGAAGAATGTCAACAGCTTCTTTTTTAATTTCTTTTATGGTAATGTATTTTGAATCTTTTGCTCTTTTAATTTGTGTTTTGACCTGCTCTTCAATATATCTACCAAAAAAGAATCTCGGTACGTATAAATCGTCCCATTCACCAATCTCCATACTTTTCTGATTATCAGAAATCCATGTGTTTGAAAGTTCACCGCCTTTTACGAAAGTCTTTAATAATTGTTTTATATTTTGATTTAGCCAATTTTTAAAATGAGTTCTATGACTTTCAATAGGAATAAAACTTTTTAGATCATTTATGAGCAATACAGTTTCTCCAGACTGTTTACCATAAGGTACACCACTATAGAAATTATCTGTTTTATCTATTAGATATAAATCTACTTTTTTTGTATCCATTAATAATTTTTCTATTAATGGAATTAAGGTATAACTTGTAGCGATTCCCGCACCGATAAATGAAATTTTTTCGGACATAGATTGGTTATGGATATTTACTCAAAAATGAACAAAATTTAAGAGATAGATATCATTTTTCTGAACAATTGGTTTAACTAGTATATAAAATCGACATTCTACATTTGCGCAGTCATCGATAATTAAATTTTATAAAAAAAGCCTGATGCTATCAGGCTTTTTTTTGCGGAGGAAGAAGGGATTCGAACCCTCGAAGGCGTTAACCTTACAAGTAAAATACATCACTCGCTACAATAGACCACTCTGCCATTCCTCCAAGTTGTACAAAAAAACGACATATATTTTTATTTATTGTCTTCGATTGCATTTTTATATATAAAAAAGTTCTAATTGATTCTTGGTTGAAGTAAATTTGCAGAATTGAACTATATCGTAAATAAACCCCTTTGAACGATATTAATATTTGAACACGGTTAATTTGCTTTTTTTTGTAGCTTGAATTAACCTAGAAGTCTTTAAAATGAAGAAAGTTTCTTACAAGAATATGTTACAGAACAAAAAAAATGTTGCTCTAACTACCTTGGTGGTAGTGATGTCTGCGGTAGGTATGAGTTTTGGTCCTATGTTTTTTGGCCCAGGTTTAACTGATGCAGAACCTATTGGTAATTATTTGGATGGCGTATTCCCTAATACAGGTTTTACACAAGATCCTTATGTTGTTGCTTATCCTAATTTGGATTTCGATACCCCTTTAAATTTTAATGTTGTCCCTGGGCAAAATAAAATTATTGTAGGTCAAAGGGACGGAAAGGTTTTTTGGTTTGATGATGCAGATAATACCACGGTAAAAAATTCGGTGATTGATTTGTCTAATGTTGTTGGTGGTCAAGTATGGGACGGCGGTTTTTTAGGGT harbors:
- a CDS encoding (Fe-S)-binding protein, which translates into the protein MQYLPNIIFVVLLIVGIGFFVKNVSRLKRNIFLGKEASVTDNKPQRWKNMAKIALGQSKMVVRPIAGALHIIVYVGFVIINIEVLEIILDGIFGTHRMFAVLGPVYDFLIGSFEVLALLVIIAVVVFWIRRNVIKLKRFFKPEMEGWPKQDGNLILYIELILMALFLTMNAADYQLQQMGAEHYAAAGSFPISSFIAPMFEGMSISTLVLIERTAWWVHIAGILFFLNYLYYSKHLHILLAFPNTYYGKLTPKGQFRNLQSVTDEVRMMMDPDADPYAEPAEDAAVPDKFGASDVQDLSWVQLLNAYTCTECGRCTSECPANQTGKKLSPRKIMMDTRDRLEEVGKNIDANNGEFKDDGKQLLNDFITPEELWACTSCNACVEACPISIDPLSIIMDMRQYLVMEQSAAPTDLNNMMGNIENNGAPWPFNQMDRLNWSKES
- a CDS encoding (Fe-S)-binding protein, which produces MASELKVPTMAEFFASGTVPEVLFWVGCAGSFDDRAKKITKAFVKILNKANVSFAVLGTEESCTGDPAKRAGNEFLFQMQAVTNIEVLNAYEIKKIVTACPHCFNTIKNEYPGLGGNYEVVHHTQFLKDLLTEGRISMEGGNFKGKRITFHDPCYLGRANGVYEAPRDLIRKLDAELIEMKSCKQRGLCCGAGGAQMFKEPEKGDKDVNIERTEQALETKPEIIAAGCPFCNTMMTDGVKNKEREGDVQVMDIAEMIATAEDL
- a CDS encoding ABC transporter ATPase, whose product is MLVEFKTLPETARVWIYQCNRSFSEKEITEIGSDLDTFLTSWTAHGNDLNAGYEIKYKRFIVIALDQRTQGATGCSIDASVHFIQALEKKYNVLLLDKMNVSYKQGEFVAYKSLIDFKAMAKQKAISKNTIVFNNLVTNKGEYLEHWEVPASESWHARFL
- a CDS encoding glycoside hydrolase family 3 N-terminal domain-containing protein — its product is MRYIFILICGLFCCSSLPAQNPLVTKDSTAQQRWVDAQYAQMSLDQKLGQLFMVSVASNQSKQATNLIKDLILKEHLGGVIFSKGGPVRQAKLTNDYQAASKIPLLIGMDAEWGLSMRLDSTYAFPWNMTLGAIQDNSIVEKVGYQIGKHSKRLGVQINFAPDLDINTNPKNPIIGNRSFGENRDNVVDKGTAFARGMESAGVLANGKHFPGHGDTEVDSHHNLPVIPFSRKRLDSLELYPFKKLISSGLSSIMVAHLEVPALEMKKGMPSSLSEQIISGILKEELGYEGLIFTDALNMKGVSTKGKDGSVELDAFMAGNDMLLMPENIVSGKEKLTKAYEKGKLSEERLAYSVKKILQAKYKAGLNRYKPVQIDNLYEDLNSLEDDIIYEQAIENAITVVKNKLDLLAVKNLDNKKIAYVKMGDSDNEAFLKGLKNYADVTVVEANDINTLKAKLKDFNLIIVGHHKSNESPWKSYKFSTKELNWLQEIGSERTSNLILCVFAKPYALSDIKSYDTIDAVVMSYQNSDIAQEKTAEILFGAVGATGKLPVTAHKEFPVHTGVLIKPLSRLGYSIPERVGMSSKGLREIDELMSHGLDSLMFPGAQVLVARKGKVIYQKSFGKPTYDSKERITNDYIYDLASLTKILATLPMVMKMEEEGRIGLNNTFEELVPNYSNTEIKNVTVLKALSHYGRLPAWIPFYINTLDENKKPSGEFYRNSPLPGFSTKVYDNLYLADAYKDSIYNRIGRQDLKSNRYRYSDVPYYVMKKVVEESYGQRLDGLTNKFLYNRIGANHTSYNPLEKFDKNMIVPSEEDNYYRYGTVQGYVHDMGAAMQAGVGGHAGLFSNSNDIAKIMQMYLQDGYYGGTKFFDSRTVKKFNTCYFCDNNVRRGVGFDKPQLQHSGPTCGCVSRKSFGHSGFTGTYTWADPEEEIVYVFLSNRTYPSASNTLLVKSGLRTRIQQVIYDSILN
- the bshA gene encoding N-acetyl-alpha-D-glucosaminyl L-malate synthase BshA → MKIAIVCYPTFGGSGVVATELGIALANRGHEIHFITYKQPVRLELLSNKIFFHEVHVPEYPLFHYQPYELALSSKLVDTIKLHKIDLLHVHYAIPHAYAGYMAKKMLEEEGIYVPMITTLHGTDITLVGKHPFYKPAVTFSINQSDVVTSVSESLKQGTLDTFDIKGNIEVIPNFIDAKKYSTSFTDCQRSNMATEGERIVTHISNFRKVKRIPDVVKIFSKIQLQIPSKLIMVGEGPEKEGAERLCEELGIADKVIFLGNSNEIDKILCFSDLFLLPSETESFGLAALEAMINKVPVISSNAGGIPEVNTEGVSGFLSDVGDINDMAAKAITILKSDSVLERFKLNALKEAQRFDIQKVVPLYEEVYERAYKGRFKNV
- a CDS encoding OmpA family protein codes for the protein MKTTTIFSFLLLLMVSSVTFAQDELQITAKDSIVQSSWIFGVGLNAVDDSGNVFDGIFNVGEEWNIVPFPSRLSIGRYFKSGLGLEAIGTYNQYKEGNIIDGEINLEDISYFGVDGRVTYDINKIIGETGWFDPYVGVGAGYTDANNKGRGTYNAVVGFRTWFSDRWGLDFNSTGKWAMSQSEGATNHIQHAAGVVYQFGIEKGLSQRGEEKLELLAAIEKEKQRQTDSINEVNRLKDEALLAERLKKQQEADALAAAEKAKVDAINKRKTEIKSRIENLGNVYFGLNSSVVNYSSKKVLDSLVQVLEEIPTLTLKITSHTDSRGTSKYNDWLSQRRVDKTKDYLLSKGVPAEKLTTEAYGETMLLNECDDNTYCPEDKHAVNRRSEFVIIEF
- a CDS encoding fibronectin type III domain-containing protein; translated protein: MKKSGFLVFLLLSIQSCGVDSDVLEYSKDQINITLIFPEDDSECTEGIIVSDTQSELVFEWSDANDNSPYIVHLTNLVSSQTELIESNDTEVAIILDRGVAYSWYVTGKINSSSEIWSFYNEGPSLESTIPYPAIAISPVSGASISQTSTTVNLIWKSEDPDNDIVSYDLFFGEAKDPQLYGTDVTDTRFNDIPVEAGKTYYWKIITKDSISNKSTSEVFTFSVG